The Ruminococcaceae bacterium R-25 genomic interval TGCTGAGGCCAGCATCTTTTGCGATCTTGTCAATAAGCTGTGACTTGTTCATGTGGTTTCCTCCTGTATTAGCCGCTGAAAAGGCTTAATTTTATAGTAATTTCATTATTGAATTAAGTAAAAAAGAAGTCAATAGCTTTTAAGCGAAAATAACAAAAATGTTTGAATAGTTTTGATAATCAAAATAATTGGCGGACAGTTTTTGCGGAATAACTTAATGAATAAGAGGGCAATAGTTAATAAATATCGCATTGATACAAGATTTATTTGACCTGATAGTGTATGATTGTGGTGCAAAAAACCAATTGGAGGATATATATATGATAGTTACTAAAGATACAATTATCGGTGATGTTGTAATGGCAGATGAGGGAATCGCTCCGATCCTCATGTCTGCAGGTCTTCACTGCCTCGGCTGTGCACTCGCTTCCGGTGAAACAATCGAAGAAGCTTGCATGGTTCACGGTATGGACTGCGACGCTCTCGTAGAAGAGATCAACAACTATTTCCAGTCCAAGGGCTGATACAACCAGAGTTAATTTTTCGAAAAAAAAGAGGCTTGCATCTGCAAGCCTCTTTCTATTACTAAATTAATATGAAGCAGCCATTATTATCTCAAAAGTGGTGCCTTCTCCGAGTTTGCTCGTAACCTTTATCTCGGCATCGTGTTTGTCGCAGATGAGCTTAACGATCGCAAGTCCCAATCCGGTTCCTTTTATATTGATGCCTGAGTTATTTGCCCTGTAGAAACGGTCAAAGATTCTCGGTATAGACTGCTCGGGGATACCGATACCGTCATCTTTGACTGTAACGTGGATCTTCTGTGTGGATATGTGGGACATATCGCCGGTTCTCCATGCCTTTACTACTATGTTGGCTTTAGCCTCCGTGTAGTTGATAGCGTTTGAGATAAGATTCTCGAATACACGGGAAAGCTTTGCAGGATCGGCTTTTACTATGAGCGAATCCATAGGAGGAAGGTCTAATGACAGATGTTTTTCGGTATCTTCGAGATCCATCGAATACATTACTATTAATTCATCGAGCATCTCGGAAATGGATACGGAAGTGAAGTGGAAGTCGGAGTCTGAGGATTCCATCCTGGTGAGTTCCATGATGTCGGCAACGATCCTTTCCATCTGTTCGGATCTTCTGACGATGTTGCTGAGGTAAGAATTTCTCTGATCGAGACTTAAGTTGTCCTGTGCAGACAGCATGAGCTCGGCATAGCCTCTGATGGCTGTTATAGGAGTTCTTAAGTCGTGTGAAACATTGCTCAAGACATTCTTACGTGCTGATTCGCCTTCCATGAGTCTCTTGTTCGTAAGGACAAGGTCTCTGTTGATCTCGGAAATGAAGATTG includes:
- a CDS encoding hybrid cluster-associated redox disulfide protein; this translates as MIVTKDTIIGDVVMADEGIAPILMSAGLHCLGCALASGETIEEACMVHGMDCDALVEEINNYFQSKG